A portion of the Kwoniella newhampshirensis strain CBS 13917 chromosome 1, whole genome shotgun sequence genome contains these proteins:
- a CDS encoding oxoglutarate dehydrogenase (succinyl-transferring), E1 component: MLRTLPRNIRLPGRSSSTTRAFYSLAAGSATHQQQPRHVGVAQKRDYATEAVAPSKNDAFANGGNAYYTEEMYRLWKQDPKQVHVSWATYFAGLDKGLPSSSAYTPPPGFIGAASSVPTAADGSPRMQVEGSGDVTDYLKVQLLIRAYQVRGHHIANLDPLHIANADLDSRVPPELKLEYYGWSEADLKKEFKLSDGILPRFIGSIKEDKMTLGQIIDELKRMYCTHVGVQYVHIVDRGQCDWLRERVEIPVQWKYTTEEKRMILDRLMWSELFEKFIASKYPNEKRFGLEGCESLIPGMKALIDQSVDSGVKSIVIGMPHRGRLNVLGNVIRKPIEAILNEFSGDPDKDDSGGGDVKYHLGANYVRPTPSGKKVSLSLVANPSHLEAEDPVVLGKTRAIQHFEGDENNAASAMGVLLHGDAAFAGQGVVYETMGMQNLPNYGTGGTIHLIVNNQIGFTTDPRFARSTPYPSDIAKSIDAPIFHVNGDDVEAVNYVCTLAAEWRATFKKDVVVDIVCYRRYGHNETDQPSFTQPTMYKAIQNQPTVLSIYTDQLIKEGTFTEKEIDEHRQWVWGMLEKAYDGSKEYKPSTREWLSSSWEGFPTPKELAENVLPHHPTGAEEGTLQRIGEVISSFPEGFTPHKNLARIIATRGKAVSEGKNIDWSTAEALAFGTLCLEGTHVRVSGQDVERGTFSQRHAVIHDQENETTYIPLKHLDSSQGSFTVTNSHLSEFGTLGFELGYSLVSPNSLTIWEAQFGDFANNAQCIIDQFIAAGERKWLQRTGLVLSLPHGYDGQGPEHSSGRIERFLQLCDDEPRAYPTAEKLDRQHQDCNMQVVYPTTPANYFHVLRRQNKREFRKPLIVFFSKSLLRHPAARSTLEEMSGDSVFQRYLPDPHPENLVEPEKIRRHILCSGQVYYQLLKEREDRGISDVVISRIEQLSPLPYDLLTPHLDKYPNADIVWAQEEPLNNGAWTYVQPRLITALKETENHTGKVPIYAGRKPSSSVATGSKSAHKKEIAMINDMAFAQAEEQ, translated from the exons ATGTTACGAACATTACCAAGAAACATACGGTTACCCGGTCgttcctcgtccaccaccagGGCATTCTATTCTCTTGCCGCCGGTTCTGCCAcccatcaacaacaacctcgTCATGTCGGTGTCGCCCAAAAAAGGGATTACGCAACAGAGGCCGTGGCACCGAGCAAGAATGATGCCTTTGCCAACGGTGGTAACGCCTACTACACCGAGGA GATGTACCGACTGTGGAAACAAGATCCCAAACAGGTCCACGTCTCTTGGGCCACCTACTTCGCTGGTCTCGACAAGGGACTCCCCTCGTCATCCGCCTACACTCCTCCACCAGGATTCATCGGTGCTGCTAGCAGCGTACCCACCGCTGCCGACGGCAGCCCCCGAATGCAGGTAGAAGGCAGCGGTGACGTGACTGACTACCTCAAG GTCCAACTTCTCATCCGTGCATACCAAGTTCGTGGTCACCACATTGCCAACCTCGACCCACTTCACATCGCCAACGCCGACCTCGATTCGCGCGTACCCCCTgagctcaagctcgagTATTATGGCTGGTCAGAAGCCGacctgaagaaggagttcAAGCTCAGTGATGGTATCTTGCCTCGTTTCATTGGCTCgatcaaggaggacaagatgaCTCTTGgtcagatcatcgacgagttGAAGAGAATGTACT GTACCCACGTTGGCGTTCAATACGTTCACATCGTCGACCGAGGGCAGTGTGATTGGCTTCGTGAGCGAGTTGAGATTCCCGTTCAATGGAAGTACACCACCGAGGAAAAGCGAATGATCCTCGACCGTCTCATGTGGTCAGAACTCTTCGAGAAATTCATTGCTTCAAAGTATCCCAACGAGAAGCGATTCGGTCTTGAGGGGTGTGAATCTTTGATTCCAGGTATGAAGGCCTTGATCGACCAGTCCGTCGACTCTGGTGTCAAATCTATCGTCATTGGTATGCCCCATCGAGGTCGACTCAACGTTCTCGGTAACGTCATTCGAAAGCCTATCGAGGCCATCTTGAACGAGTTCTCCGGAGATCCCGACAAGGACGACtccggtggtggtgatgtcAAGTACCATCTCGGTGCCAACTACGTCCGACCTACTCCCAGCGGAAAGAAGGTCTCATTGTCTCTCGTCGCCAACCCCTCACATCTCGAGGCTGAGGACCCCGTCGTTCTCGGTAAGACTCGAGCTATTCAACACTTTGAGGGCGACGAGAACAACGCCGCGTCTGCCATGGGTGTTTTGTTGCACGGTGATGCTGCCTTTGCCGGTCAAGGTGTTGTATACGAAACCATGGGAATGCAAAACCTCCCCAACTACGGTACTGGCGGAACTatccacctcatcgtcaacaACCAAATCGGTTTCACCACCGACCCTCGATTCGCTCGATCCACTCCTTACCCCTCCGATATTGCCAAGTCCATCGATGctcccatcttccacgTTAACGGTGACGACGTTGAGGCGGTGAACTACGTTTGCACTCTGGCTGCCGAATGGCGAGCCACATTCAAGAAGGACGTCGTTGTTGACATCGTGTGCTACCGTCGATACGGTCACAATGAGACCGATCAGCCCAGTTTCACTCAGCCGACCATGTATAAAGCCATCCAGAATCAGCCAACTGTTTTGTCTATCTACACCGATCAGTTGATCAAGGAGGGGACGTTcaccgagaaggagatcgatgagcACAGGCAATGGGTTTGGGGCATGTTGGAGAAGGCGTACGATGGCTCAAAGGAATACAAGCCTTCCACTCGTGAATGGCTCTCTTCATCATGGGAGGGTTTCCCTACCCCGAAAGAATTGGCCGAGAACGTGCTTCCCCACCACCCTACCGGTGCAGAGGAGGGCACACTTCAACGCATCGGCGAGGTCATCTCTTCGTTCCCTGAGGGCTTCACTCCTCACAAAAACTTGGCTCGTATCATCGCGACTCGAGGCAAGGCTGTTTCAGAGGGCAAGAACATCGACTGGTCTACCGCCGAGGCACTTGCCTTCGGTACCCTTTGTCTTGAAGGTACCCATGTCAGGGTTTCAGGTCAGGATGTCGAGCGAGGTACCTTCTCTCAGCGACACGCCGTCATTCACGACCAGGAGAACGAGACTACCTACATTCCCCTCAAGCATCTTGACAGCTCTCAGGGATCATTCACCGTTACAAACTCACACTTGTCAGAATTCGGTACCCTTGGTTTCGAGTTGGGTTactctctcgtctctcctAACAGTTTGACCATCTGGGAGGCTCAATTCGGTGACTTTGC CAACAACGCTCAATGTATCATCGATCAATTCATCGCTGCTGGTGAGAGGAAGTGGCTGCAACGAACTGGTTTGGTCTTGTCGTTACCCCACGGTTACGACGGCCAAGGTCCGGAGCACTCTTCCGGTCGTATTGAGCGATTCCTCCAGCTCTGTGACGACGAGCCTCGGGCCTATCCCACCGCGGAGAAGCTCGACAGACAACATCAGGACTGCAACATGCAGGTCGTTTACCCTAC TACACCCGCCAACTACTTCCACGTTCTCCGTCGTCAAAACAAGCGTGAATTCCGAAAACCT CTCattgtcttcttctccaaatCCCTCCTTCGACACCCTGCAGCTCGATCCACTcttgaggagatgagcgGTGACTCCGTCTTCCAGCGATACCTTCCTGATCCTCACCCCGAGAACTTGGTTGAGCCAGAGAAGATTCGACGACACATCCTCTGCTCTGGTCAGGTGTACTACCAGCTGTTAAAGGAGCGAGAGGACCGGGGTATCAGCGATGTTGTCATTTCGAGGATTGAGCAGCTTTCACCGTTGCCTTATGACTTGCTCACTCCTCATTTGGACAAGTACCCCAACGCCGATATTGTGTGGGCTcaagaggag CCTTTGAACAACGGTGCATGGACCTATGTTCAACCTCGACTCATCACCGCTCTCAAGGAGACGGAGAACCACACGGGTAAAGTCCCCATCTACGCCGGTAGAAAACCTAGCAGTTCGGTCGCTACTGGTTCCAAATCGGCGcacaagaaggagattgcAATGATCAACGATATGGCGTTTGCCCAAGCTGAAGAGCAGTAA